Below is a genomic region from Streptomyces ferrugineus.
AAGAAGCGCAGACACCGGAGAGCGACCTCCGGAAGGACGACGACGAGAGTCGGGCCGAGGAGAAGGAGAAGGAGAAGGAAAAGGGGAAGGGGAGGGAGGACGGCATCGCGCCCGTGGAGCCGGATCGCGGGTCCCCGCACGACCCCGTCCCCGAGCCGACCGCCGCCGAGCAGCCCCCGCAGAGCGATCAGGACGGGCCTGAGGAGCACCCTCAGCCGCGGTACGGGACGCGGTACGTCCAGGCGGACTCCGGCGAGACAGCCGCCCCGGCCACTCCGGTCGACACCGTGACTTCGGTTCTTGACGGCATTCGGCCGTTTCTCGTTCAGATCATTGACACGAGTCACTCGGGTTCATAGTTTTCCCGCCGCGCCAGTGCTGTCCCATGCCCGCACAACGAGAGGTGGACCGGTGTTACGTCGTATGTCCGTCGCGCTGATGGCTTTAGCGGCCGCGCTCATCACTCCCTCACCCGCGCAGGCCGCCGACTCTCCCGTCGTGCGCACCGACGCCGGCTGGGTACGGGGTGAAACCACCGCCGAGGGCCGCCAGTTCCTCGGCATCCCCTACGCGCAGCCGCCCGTCGGCGCACTGCGCTGGAAGGAGCCGCGGCCCGTGCGGCCCTGGCACGGTGTGCGTGACGCGGGTGACTTCGGCAACAAGTGTGTGCAGAACGCGAGTTGGGACCCCGGCTACGAGCGGCCCAGCCACACCGAGGACTGTCTCGACCTCAATGTGTACGCCCCCGAGGGCGCTGCCCGCCGCGCGGTCATGGTCTGGTTCCACGGCGGCGGACTCACCCAAGGGGCCGGCCAGGACGTCGTCGCCGACACCTTCGCGCGGCAGACCGGCACCGTCGTCGTGACCGTCAACTACCGCCTGGGCGCGATGGGCTTTCTCGCCACGTCCGGCCTCGACGGCGAGGTCCGTGACGGGGTCTCCGGTAACTTCGGCATGCTCGACCAGCAGGCCGCGCTGCGCTGGGTGCGGTCCAACATCGGCCGCTTCGGCGGCGACCCCGGCCGGGTGACCATCGCGGGCGAGTCGGCGGGTGGCCGCTCGGTCTGCACTCAGCTCGCCTCGCCGACGGCCAGGGGCCTGTTCCGCGCGGGGATCATCCAGAGCGGGGCGTACGAGGACTGCGGTGGCCGTACCCACGAGACCGCCCTGGCCCAGGGTGCCGCCTTCGCCGAGAAGCTCGGCTGCGCCGACCTGGCCTGTCTGCGCGCCAAGCCGGCCGCCGAGATCCTGGCCGCGCAGAACGGGTTCGACTGGGCACCGGTGGTCGGCGGCGCCTTCCTGCCGAGGCAGCCGAAGGAGGCGTTCGCACAGGGGGCCGCGGCCGGTGTGCCGGTCATGAACGGGGCCAACCAGGACGAGGGCCGGCTGTTCGCCTTCGCCCGCTTCGACGGGAGCGGCGCCCCGCTCACCGCCGACCAGTACCCGACGGTGATGCGGGAGGACTACGGCGAAGAGGCGCTCAGGCGCTACCCCCTGTCGTCGTACCCGTCACCGACCATCGCCTACGCCACCGCCCTGGGCGACCAGCTGTTCGCCTGCCCGGCGCTCCGCCTCGACGCCGCGCTCGCCGGACGCGGCGAGGTCTACGCGTACGAGTTCGCCGACCGCACCTCCCCGCCCTTCGCCTCGCTGCGCAACCTCGGCACCGACTTCGACTTCGGCGCGACCCATGTCAACGAGGTGCAGTACCTCTTCAAGCACTTCGGTCTGCGGACCCCGCTGAACGCCGAGCAGCGGACGCTGTCCCGGCAGCTGGTCCAGTACTGGGGCTCGTTCATCCGGGACGGCGTACCCCGGGCGGCGGGGCAGCCCGCGATGCCCGCCGGTCCCGCCGGCACCGTGCTCGCCCTGCGCACCGCGTCCGCCGGCGGGAATGTGCTGAGCGCCACCGTGCACGGTGAGCACCTGTGCAACCTGTGGGACGACGAGAGCGTCACACAGACCGGGTAGGCTTCCCCGGCGCACGCCCCCCACTGGGCGTGCGCCGGGAACACAGGGTCCAGGACACGAGAGGAAGCGGCGTTGCACGTCCAGGAATGGCTCGAAACGGTGCCCCCGCTGGCCATCTATCTGCTGGTCGGCCTGGTCATCGGACTGGAGAGCCTGGGCATTCCGCTGCCCGGCGAGATCATCCTGGTCTCCTCGGCGCTGCTCGCCTCACAGCACGGTGAGATCGACCCGTTCGTCCTCGGCGCCTGTGCCACCGCGGGCGCGATCATCGGCGACTCCATCGGCTACGCCATCGGCCGCAAGGGGGGTCGCCCCTTGCTGGCCTGGCTGGGCGGCAAGTTCCCCAAGCACTTCAGCGAGGCCCATATCGCGACCGCCGAGCGGTCCTTCCAGAAGTGGGGCATGTGGGCCGTCTTCTTCGGCCGCTTCGTCGCCCTCCTGCGCATCTTCGCCGGCCCGCTCGCGGGCGTGCTGAGGATGCCGTACTGGAAGTTCCTGACCGCGAACGTCTTCGGCGGCATCCTCTGGGCGGGCGGCACGACGGCGGTCATCTACTACGTCGGCGTGGTCGCCGAGTCCTGGCTGAAGCGCTTCTCGTGGCTCGGCCTGGTGGCGGCGGTCCTGATCGGTCTGACGTCGATGCTGATCATCAAGCGCAAGGCGAAGAAGGCCCAGACGGCACACCGGGAGCCGGAACCTGTGGGAGCCGGGGAGTAAGACGCCGTTGAGGGATGACCTCTAGTCCCCGTGCTCTTCCCGATGTGCCTTGGCCAACTCCGCGTACATCGTTCCGTTGAGCGTCACACCCTGACGCTCTTCGTCACTCAGCTCCCGCCTGACCTTCGCGGGAACACCCGCCACCAGCGACCCAGGCGGCACCTGCATCCCCTGCGGCACCAACGCCTGCGCGGCGACCAAGGACCCCGCCCCGATCACCGCACCGTTCAGCACGGTCGCCCCCATGCCGATCAAGCAGTCGTCCTCCACCGTCGCACCGTGCACGACGGCGTTGTGACCGACCGACACCCGTTCCCCGATACTCACGGGGAACCCGGGGTCGGCGTGCAACGTGCAGTTGTCCTGGATGTTGGACCGGGCCCCGACGGAGATCCGCTCCACGTCACCCCGCACCACCGCGCCGTACCAGACGCTCGCGCCCGCCTCCAGCGTCACGTCCCCGATCACCACGGACGTGGGGGCCACGAAAGCCTCTCCGTCGATCTTCGGCTCTCTGCCGCCGATGCCTTTGATCAGTGCCTGACGCGTCATCACCGTCTCCCGTCGTCCGCGGTACACCGGAACGTTACGCCACGCGGTAGGGCGAAGATCACAGGCCCCGCACCTCATGAGGGCCCCGTACGGTCAGTACGGTGAAGCGGTGTCCAAGCGCAAGAACACGTTCTCGTCCTGGCGCCGCGGCCTCACGCAGCGCGCGGTGCACGCCGCCTGGGCCTGGGCGCAGCGCACGGGTTCGGTGACGGCCGAGCACCCCGGCCGCTTCCGCTTCGGCTCGATCGGCGAAGCCACCCGCCTCGCCTTCCCGTTGGGCACCGTCTTCGGCGAACCCTGGATCCACCTCGGCTCGCACTGCATCGTCGGCGAGCAGGTGACGCTGACGGCCGGCCTGATGCCCGACCTCGACCTCGGTCCGGAGCCGATCCTGCGGATCGGCGACGGCGTCGTGCTGGGCCGCGGCAGCCATGTCATCGCCGACACGACGGTCACCATCGGCAGTGACTGCTACTTCGGGCCGTATGTCTACGTCACCTCCACCAACCACTCCTACGACGATCCCCACGAGCCCATCGGCAAGCAGTGGCCGCGGATGGAGCCGGTCGAGATCGGCCCGGGGTGCTGGATCGGCACCGGCGCCGTGATCCTGCCCGGGGCGCGGATCGGGCGGAACGTCGTGGTCGCGGCCGGTGCCGTGGTCCGGGGCGCGGTGCCCGACCATGCCGTGGTGGCGGGGGCGCCCGCCCGGGTCGTACGGCGCTGGACGCGCGACGAGGGCTGGCAGCCGCCGCTGCGGACCCCGGCGCCGGTGCCGATACCCGACGGGGTCACCCCCGAGCAGCTCCAGGCGCTGGCCGAGTTGGACGAGGAGACGGCGGCGAAACTGGCGGAACTGGACGAGCGGGCTGCGGCCCGGCTCGCCGAGGTGGACGCCGAGTCCTGAGTCAGCCGGCTGCCAGCAGCACCGTGCCCACCAGCGCCAGGCCCGCGCCGGCCGCCTGCACCGCCAGCAGCCGCTCCCGTAGGAAGCCTCGCGCGGCCAGGGCCGTCACCACCGGGTACAGCGAGGCGAGCACGGCGGCCACCGTCACCGGGCCGTGCT
It encodes:
- a CDS encoding carboxylesterase/lipase family protein, with protein sequence MLRRMSVALMALAAALITPSPAQAADSPVVRTDAGWVRGETTAEGRQFLGIPYAQPPVGALRWKEPRPVRPWHGVRDAGDFGNKCVQNASWDPGYERPSHTEDCLDLNVYAPEGAARRAVMVWFHGGGLTQGAGQDVVADTFARQTGTVVVTVNYRLGAMGFLATSGLDGEVRDGVSGNFGMLDQQAALRWVRSNIGRFGGDPGRVTIAGESAGGRSVCTQLASPTARGLFRAGIIQSGAYEDCGGRTHETALAQGAAFAEKLGCADLACLRAKPAAEILAAQNGFDWAPVVGGAFLPRQPKEAFAQGAAAGVPVMNGANQDEGRLFAFARFDGSGAPLTADQYPTVMREDYGEEALRRYPLSSYPSPTIAYATALGDQLFACPALRLDAALAGRGEVYAYEFADRTSPPFASLRNLGTDFDFGATHVNEVQYLFKHFGLRTPLNAEQRTLSRQLVQYWGSFIRDGVPRAAGQPAMPAGPAGTVLALRTASAGGNVLSATVHGEHLCNLWDDESVTQTG
- a CDS encoding DedA family protein; the encoded protein is MHVQEWLETVPPLAIYLLVGLVIGLESLGIPLPGEIILVSSALLASQHGEIDPFVLGACATAGAIIGDSIGYAIGRKGGRPLLAWLGGKFPKHFSEAHIATAERSFQKWGMWAVFFGRFVALLRIFAGPLAGVLRMPYWKFLTANVFGGILWAGGTTAVIYYVGVVAESWLKRFSWLGLVAAVLIGLTSMLIIKRKAKKAQTAHREPEPVGAGE
- a CDS encoding gamma carbonic anhydrase family protein produces the protein MTRQALIKGIGGREPKIDGEAFVAPTSVVIGDVTLEAGASVWYGAVVRGDVERISVGARSNIQDNCTLHADPGFPVSIGERVSVGHNAVVHGATVEDDCLIGMGATVLNGAVIGAGSLVAAQALVPQGMQVPPGSLVAGVPAKVRRELSDEERQGVTLNGTMYAELAKAHREEHGD
- a CDS encoding acyltransferase, producing MSKRKNTFSSWRRGLTQRAVHAAWAWAQRTGSVTAEHPGRFRFGSIGEATRLAFPLGTVFGEPWIHLGSHCIVGEQVTLTAGLMPDLDLGPEPILRIGDGVVLGRGSHVIADTTVTIGSDCYFGPYVYVTSTNHSYDDPHEPIGKQWPRMEPVEIGPGCWIGTGAVILPGARIGRNVVVAAGAVVRGAVPDHAVVAGAPARVVRRWTRDEGWQPPLRTPAPVPIPDGVTPEQLQALAELDEETAAKLAELDERAAARLAEVDAES